The following are encoded in a window of Providencia rettgeri genomic DNA:
- a CDS encoding DUF5347 family protein, with protein MKTKQLIQLLDNVKQDARPADIIAHQANIKLYQNQGATFENRVNGLNQAAKLRTSVFHCDKQNPDNRELAGFIEYLRLSDVRMLNMIFYLAEIKSNQHHLGFDEFNKEEQQAIISAINQIKALTALFPKHIAMPI; from the coding sequence GTGAAAACTAAACAGTTAATCCAGTTACTAGATAACGTAAAGCAAGATGCAAGGCCAGCCGATATCATCGCGCACCAAGCAAATATCAAGCTTTATCAAAATCAAGGGGCAACCTTTGAAAATAGAGTAAATGGGTTAAACCAAGCCGCAAAGTTAAGAACATCGGTATTTCATTGTGATAAACAAAATCCAGATAATAGAGAGCTAGCCGGATTTATTGAGTACTTGAGATTAAGTGATGTACGGATGCTAAATATGATTTTTTATTTAGCGGAAATAAAAAGCAACCAACATCATTTAGGTTTCGATGAATTTAATAAAGAGGAACAACAAGCAATTATTTCAGCAATAAATCAAATTAAAGCACTTACGGCGCTATTCCCTAAACATATCGCCATGCCTATTTAA
- the cpxR gene encoding envelope stress response regulator transcription factor CpxR, which yields MHKILLVDDDRELTSLLKELLEMEGFNVVIAYDGEQALQQIDSSIDLLLLDVMMPKKNGIETLKELRQIHQTPVIMLTARGSELDKVLGLELGADDYLPKPFNDRELVARIRALLRRSNWSEQTQGDNGNTPVLQVDKLQLNPGRQEASFNNEILDLTGTEFTLLYLLAQHLGQVVSREHLSQEVLGKRLTPFDRAIDMHISNLRRKLPERTDGQPWFKTLRGRGYLMVSAT from the coding sequence ATGCACAAAATCCTATTAGTTGATGACGACCGTGAACTCACGTCGCTGTTAAAAGAACTGCTGGAAATGGAAGGTTTCAATGTTGTCATCGCCTATGATGGTGAACAGGCATTGCAACAAATCGACTCGTCCATTGATCTGCTTTTACTCGATGTCATGATGCCGAAAAAAAATGGTATCGAGACACTCAAAGAATTACGCCAAATTCATCAAACGCCAGTCATTATGTTAACCGCTCGCGGCAGTGAACTGGATAAAGTGCTGGGCTTAGAGTTAGGTGCCGACGACTACCTGCCAAAACCATTCAACGATCGCGAACTTGTGGCGCGTATTCGTGCATTACTGCGTCGCTCAAACTGGAGTGAGCAAACGCAAGGGGATAACGGCAACACCCCTGTATTGCAAGTCGATAAATTGCAACTCAACCCAGGTCGTCAAGAGGCCAGTTTTAATAATGAAATCTTGGACTTAACCGGTACTGAATTCACCTTATTATATCTATTAGCACAGCATTTAGGCCAAGTAGTTTCACGGGAACACCTTAGCCAAGAAGTACTGGGCAAGCGTCTAACGCCGTTTGACCGTGCTATTGATATGCATATTTCGAATTTACGCCGCAAACTGCCAGAACGCACCGATGGTCAACCCTGGTTTAAAACCTTACGTGGCCGCGGATATTTAATGGTTTCTGCCACATGA
- a CDS encoding Spy/CpxP family protein refolding chaperone, with the protein MRRTTHSKVHNTVHKTAMLVFASAFVFGPAIAFAEVAPTSVNESPAPLMLQMQPEQASSTAHQVVVPFQAHEMFSSEERASTFMFNGITLNEKQRQQLRDLMATQRHYHADNTALMQEREALHKLIIADRFDDQAVRQQLEKRMQRELEQRVEMARIHHELYQLLTPEQKSQLEQIHQHKMAEYQAMQFQ; encoded by the coding sequence ATGCGAAGAACAACACATAGCAAAGTACATAATACAGTACATAAAACCGCAATGTTAGTTTTTGCTTCTGCATTTGTGTTCGGACCTGCAATTGCTTTTGCAGAGGTTGCGCCAACCTCTGTGAATGAAAGCCCAGCACCGCTGATGTTGCAGATGCAACCTGAACAAGCATCCTCGACAGCCCATCAAGTCGTGGTGCCATTCCAAGCACATGAGATGTTTAGTAGCGAAGAACGCGCCAGTACGTTTATGTTTAATGGCATCACATTAAATGAGAAACAGCGCCAACAACTTCGTGATTTGATGGCAACACAGCGCCACTATCATGCTGATAACACGGCATTAATGCAGGAACGTGAAGCGTTACATAAATTAATTATCGCGGATCGCTTTGATGATCAAGCGGTTCGCCAGCAACTTGAAAAAAGAATGCAAAGAGAGTTGGAACAACGCGTTGAAATGGCACGTATTCACCATGAATTATACCAGTTATTAACGCCAGAGCAGAAAAGCCAGCTTGAGCAGATCCACCAACACAAAATGGCGGAATATCAAGCGATGCAGTTCCAATAA
- a CDS encoding helix-turn-helix domain-containing protein, giving the protein MDISQKIKAVRQAEGYSQSQLSDLVDISISTLKKIEAGYQEPSVSTLSKITKHPKFDKYALWIISDKTLPEAGQIAPALAHNGPEKETSPHSGKKTG; this is encoded by the coding sequence ATGGACATATCTCAAAAAATTAAAGCTGTGAGGCAAGCTGAAGGATATAGCCAATCTCAACTATCTGATTTAGTTGATATATCTATTAGTACCCTAAAGAAAATAGAGGCTGGCTATCAAGAACCCAGCGTTTCAACTCTGTCGAAAATAACCAAACATCCTAAATTTGATAAGTATGCCTTATGGATAATTAGCGATAAAACACTCCCTGAAGCTGGTCAGATTGCACCAGCCCTCGCACACAATGGGCCAGAGAAAGAAACCTCACCCCACTCAGGAAAGAAAACTGGTTAG
- a CDS encoding TraR/DksA family transcriptional regulator: MSKEIDRASEHEMLMREQQIKTITNRLVNVSAFECEDCGKPISEARRIASQGCTRCIDCQTIFELKSKHYRSV, from the coding sequence ATGTCTAAAGAAATTGACCGCGCAAGCGAGCACGAAATGCTCATGCGTGAGCAACAAATCAAAACCATTACTAATCGTCTAGTCAATGTTTCCGCTTTTGAATGTGAAGACTGCGGTAAACCTATTTCAGAAGCGCGCCGCATTGCATCACAGGGTTGTACACGCTGTATTGATTGCCAAACGATTTTTGAGCTTAAAAGTAAACATTATCGGAGCGTGTGA
- a CDS encoding DUF2732 family protein, with amino-acid sequence MKNKEIKPILIGADPATGEHDYSVVAISIKAIREDERKVMFDKFSSRLEAIACKLINEKLNDEQIHQLLVGESEHYSNLAAELDHV; translated from the coding sequence ATGAAAAATAAAGAAATAAAACCAATATTAATCGGTGCTGATCCTGCAACGGGTGAACATGATTATTCCGTTGTCGCAATCAGTATTAAGGCTATTCGCGAGGATGAGAGAAAAGTCATGTTTGATAAATTTTCCTCTCGCCTTGAAGCCATCGCGTGCAAGTTAATTAACGAAAAACTAAACGATGAACAAATTCACCAGTTATTAGTTGGTGAGTCTGAGCATTACTCAAACCTAGCTGCGGAGCTGGATCATGTCTAA
- a CDS encoding phosphotransferase produces MDEDIIKINKIGGMTNINYFCETSVRQCVVRIPGDNTEVMINREYEKFNCQLATELQLNPELYHYDLESGIKITAYINQSLTLTPQSVTEKNTLKMIASTLKKLHSSNLKFANHFNVFEQYRNYIKTLVKSDISYNKFEKTEEFFYALEEILRYKSNVLVACHNDPVPENFLLKNSNIYLIDWEYSGMNDPIWDISAFFEESNLSDEYERYFLELYYEKEVSNEILEKILIYKICQNFLWSVWTLIKEKNEKLFGDYGNIRYQKCLKQIELYKERHYEK; encoded by the coding sequence ATGGATGAGGATATTATCAAAATAAATAAAATTGGCGGAATGACTAATATCAATTACTTCTGCGAGACTAGTGTGCGCCAATGTGTTGTACGCATTCCCGGAGATAATACTGAAGTTATGATAAATAGAGAATACGAAAAATTTAACTGTCAGTTAGCTACAGAATTACAATTGAACCCTGAATTATATCACTATGACCTTGAATCTGGAATAAAGATTACAGCATACATTAATCAAAGCTTAACATTAACGCCGCAAAGCGTTACTGAAAAAAACACACTAAAAATGATAGCTAGTACATTAAAAAAACTACATTCATCTAACTTAAAATTTGCGAATCATTTCAATGTATTTGAGCAATATAGAAACTATATAAAAACACTAGTTAAAAGTGATATTAGTTACAATAAATTTGAAAAAACAGAAGAGTTTTTTTACGCGTTAGAGGAAATACTTAGATATAAATCTAACGTTTTAGTTGCGTGCCATAATGACCCTGTACCTGAAAATTTTTTACTCAAAAATAGTAATATCTATCTCATCGATTGGGAATATTCTGGAATGAATGACCCTATATGGGATATCTCTGCATTTTTTGAAGAATCCAATCTTTCAGATGAATATGAACGTTATTTTTTAGAATTATATTATGAAAAAGAAGTAAGCAATGAAATTCTTGAAAAAATTTTAATATATAAAATATGTCAAAATTTCTTATGGTCTGTTTGGACATTAATTAAAGAGAAAAATGAAAAATTATTTGGTGATTATGGAAACATTCGATATCAAAAATGCTTAAAACAAATAGAGCTATACAAGGAAAGGCACTATGAAAAGTAA
- a CDS encoding NTP transferase domain-containing protein, whose protein sequence is MNAIILAAGFGSRFGDITKKTHKALLPVNGIPNIERTICYLKEKNIDNIIIVTGYLEHQFSYLETKYNCIIIHNEKYDIYNNIYTIYKALKYFGDCEGTYVIDADVAIFRNFFSTTEKNSYYYLIQRPLSQNKEWVPIIDKDTIIDITVSNEYKPSLLGISFWNDKEANRIKKEFDKYINKKTLTNSSLYWDDIPKNILNELKPKYKLVDSTAAIEMDTVDDYKKANGFY, encoded by the coding sequence ATGAATGCAATAATATTGGCAGCTGGTTTTGGCTCACGATTTGGTGATATTACAAAGAAAACACATAAAGCGTTACTACCGGTAAATGGCATACCAAATATAGAAAGAACCATATGCTATTTAAAAGAAAAAAATATAGATAATATCATCATAGTAACTGGATATTTGGAACATCAGTTTAGCTATCTAGAAACCAAGTATAATTGCATTATAATACACAACGAAAAATATGATATATATAACAATATATATACCATTTATAAAGCATTAAAATATTTTGGTGATTGTGAAGGAACTTATGTCATTGATGCTGATGTTGCTATATTTAGAAATTTTTTCTCCACAACGGAAAAAAATAGCTATTATTATTTAATACAACGACCACTTAGCCAAAATAAAGAATGGGTTCCTATCATTGATAAGGATACAATCATAGATATTACTGTATCTAACGAATATAAACCATCTTTGCTTGGAATATCATTTTGGAATGATAAAGAAGCCAATAGAATAAAAAAAGAATTTGATAAATATATTAATAAAAAAACATTAACTAATAGCTCATTATATTGGGATGACATCCCTAAAAATATTTTAAATGAATTAAAGCCAAAGTATAAATTAGTTGACAGCACTGCTGCTATTGAAATGGACACCGTAGACGATTATAAAAAAGCCAATGGTTTTTATTAA
- a CDS encoding TetR family transcriptional regulator, translating into MTQLQFQQHKHKLTSSSFNEHKRNKKRQLTLMDKILLVAGILFLLYLFSVAIR; encoded by the coding sequence ATGACTCAATTACAATTTCAGCAACACAAACATAAATTAACGAGTTCATCATTTAATGAACACAAACGAAATAAAAAACGCCAATTAACCTTGATGGATAAAATATTATTGGTCGCTGGTATTTTGTTTTTATTGTACTTGTTCTCAGTTGCTATTAGATAA
- a CDS encoding Cox family DNA-binding protein translates to MNKEQINVKYPVNAVPLAKFAELIGKNHEAVKTMAKHGKLPIIEFRDPAKPKSRAGEIWVSITEFNRGMDEAFYSRTEEQRKTWLLWVGL, encoded by the coding sequence ATGAATAAAGAGCAAATCAATGTCAAATATCCGGTGAATGCAGTGCCATTGGCAAAATTTGCGGAGTTGATCGGTAAAAATCATGAAGCGGTCAAGACAATGGCTAAACACGGAAAATTACCCATTATCGAATTTCGTGATCCAGCGAAACCAAAAAGCCGTGCTGGTGAAATTTGGGTAAGCATTACTGAGTTTAACCGTGGTATGGATGAGGCATTTTATAGCCGTACAGAAGAGCAACGGAAAACATGGCTTTTATGGGTAGGGTTGTAA
- a CDS encoding capsule assembly Wzi family protein: protein MKKFKLTKLAMLAVLGAISTHSVAGGLVLPNDNLRSDLAWLAERNVIQISLSTWPLSQEEITRSLNNANITNNEQEAIIQRIKKNLDRKKNSVQLETHFASSHNSMPQGFAQSEKSDIRYTVSGNYSTDDVDLNLTASGERALRVENGSDYNLNGSYGGVKVWNQWITFGEIPQWWGPGHDGNLIRTDAARPVTGFLLQRADQSPFETPWLSWIGSWQYQLTAGQIKQYSSQPNTKLIGLRMTMNPTDFFELGGSRVVMWGGDGRPDNWSSFWDAMVGKDNTGDKNKDPGNQLAGLDFKLKLYPLIDLPVSVYGQMVGEDEAGMFPSKNAFMGGIEGYHTLWGQPLNWYIEGANTHHEWDKDGVMYRHFIYKNGYYQQGASLGHAMGGDGRMLTTKVEYTLDDDNRVSTRLMYAKVNKSNFDGNKLFPRSETIKGADVGWWHNFDNDVSTDAKVWVSKTDYETRNDLGAAVTVNVPFKW, encoded by the coding sequence ATGAAAAAATTCAAGCTTACCAAACTGGCCATGCTTGCTGTACTGGGCGCAATAAGCACGCACAGTGTTGCTGGGGGATTGGTGTTACCCAACGATAACTTACGCAGCGATTTAGCGTGGCTTGCAGAACGTAACGTGATCCAAATTAGCTTATCCACTTGGCCACTCTCCCAAGAAGAAATTACTCGTTCTTTGAATAATGCGAACATTACTAATAACGAACAAGAAGCGATTATTCAACGTATTAAGAAAAACCTAGATCGCAAAAAGAACAGTGTCCAATTGGAAACGCACTTTGCTTCTAGTCACAATTCGATGCCTCAAGGCTTTGCTCAAAGTGAAAAAAGTGACATTCGTTATACCGTTTCAGGTAACTACAGCACGGACGATGTGGATTTAAACCTTACCGCCAGTGGTGAACGTGCTCTACGTGTTGAAAACGGTTCTGACTACAACCTGAACGGTTCATACGGTGGGGTTAAAGTCTGGAACCAGTGGATCACTTTCGGTGAGATCCCACAATGGTGGGGCCCCGGCCATGACGGCAACTTAATTCGCACCGATGCCGCTCGCCCTGTTACCGGCTTTTTACTGCAACGTGCTGACCAAAGCCCATTTGAAACCCCGTGGTTATCGTGGATTGGCTCTTGGCAATACCAGCTAACTGCGGGACAGATTAAACAATATTCTTCACAGCCAAATACTAAGCTTATCGGCTTACGTATGACCATGAACCCAACCGACTTCTTCGAACTGGGCGGTTCTCGCGTCGTCATGTGGGGAGGCGATGGACGGCCTGATAACTGGAGCTCATTCTGGGATGCTATGGTAGGCAAGGACAATACAGGCGATAAAAATAAAGACCCAGGTAACCAACTGGCGGGTTTAGACTTTAAACTGAAGCTGTACCCATTAATTGACTTACCTGTCAGCGTATATGGGCAAATGGTTGGTGAAGATGAAGCAGGTATGTTCCCATCGAAAAATGCCTTTATGGGGGGTATCGAGGGGTATCACACCCTGTGGGGTCAACCGTTAAATTGGTATATTGAGGGGGCTAATACCCATCACGAATGGGATAAAGATGGCGTAATGTATCGCCACTTTATCTACAAAAATGGTTATTACCAACAGGGTGCATCATTAGGTCACGCCATGGGCGGTGATGGTCGTATGCTCACCACTAAAGTGGAATACACCCTTGATGACGATAACCGTGTTAGCACGCGTTTAATGTATGCCAAGGTGAATAAATCGAACTTTGATGGCAATAAATTATTTCCACGATCTGAAACCATCAAAGGGGCCGATGTAGGCTGGTGGCATAACTTTGATAACGATGTGAGCACTGACGCAAAAGTGTGGGTTTCAAAAACCGATTACGAAACACGCAATGACTTGGGTGCCGCAGTGACAGTAAACGTGCCGTTTAAGTGGTGA
- a CDS encoding DMT family transporter: protein MKSKWIIIGLLSGIFWALDTLLLDNHISKTHIPDYLFILIPLLIALFHDLFSSLWLLLNIQIRNDQKELLYSLKKKNSYVICLAALAGGPIGMSFYILSISYSNASIAATISTIYPAIGCIIAFIFLKEKIKIVNILGIMLVILSTFYLGLDIDSIKNSSLLGFIFALICALGWGLESSICSYALNNNLKYNIALLFRQVTSSIIYILIIVIFFDFTETKESLSILFNGLIFYLIPISLVGTVSYLFYYNAIGFLGPIKAMGLNISYSAWSILLGFTIFNQDFYMSLLFISIIIISGSLLTNINNTKLDTLK from the coding sequence ATGAAAAGTAAATGGATTATAATTGGTTTATTATCTGGTATTTTTTGGGCTTTAGATACATTATTATTAGATAATCATATTTCAAAAACCCATATACCTGATTATCTTTTTATTCTCATTCCATTATTAATAGCACTTTTCCATGATCTTTTCTCTAGTTTATGGCTTTTACTGAACATTCAAATTAGAAATGATCAGAAAGAATTGTTATATTCTTTAAAAAAGAAGAATAGTTATGTAATTTGTTTAGCCGCGCTCGCAGGTGGTCCTATAGGTATGTCGTTTTACATACTGAGCATATCATATAGTAATGCATCTATTGCTGCTACGATATCAACTATATACCCAGCTATCGGGTGTATCATTGCCTTTATCTTTTTAAAAGAAAAAATAAAAATAGTTAATATTTTAGGTATAATGCTAGTTATACTATCCACATTTTATCTCGGTTTAGATATAGATAGTATTAAAAACAGTTCATTACTAGGTTTTATATTTGCTTTAATATGCGCTTTGGGCTGGGGTTTAGAAAGTAGTATTTGTTCATATGCATTAAACAACAATCTAAAATATAATATTGCCCTTCTATTTAGACAGGTAACTTCATCTATTATATATATATTGATAATTGTAATTTTTTTCGATTTTACTGAAACAAAAGAAAGTTTATCTATATTATTTAATGGATTAATTTTTTATTTAATACCAATTTCATTAGTTGGTACAGTATCGTACCTATTTTATTATAACGCTATTGGTTTTTTAGGACCAATTAAAGCTATGGGGTTAAACATAAGCTACTCCGCCTGGTCTATACTTTTAGGCTTTACCATTTTTAATCAAGACTTCTATATGAGCTTATTATTTATAAGCATAATTATTATTTCAGGTTCTTTACTAACCAATATTAATAATACAAAATTGGACACACTAAAATGA
- the cpxA gene encoding envelope stress sensor histidine kinase CpxA — translation MINSLTARIFAIFWFTLALVLMLVLMVPKLDSRQITVLMESEQRQGEMLEQHIEAELAQAPMNDLLWWRRISNAIKKWAPPGQRLIIVTSEGRVIGAMPSEMQVIRNFIGQSDNADHPKKKKYGRAEILGPFSIRDGEDHYQLYLVRPASSPQSDFINLLFDRPFLLLIATMLISAPLLLWLSWSLARPARKLKMAADDVAKGNLRPHPELEAGPQEFLSAGNSFNQMISALDGMVSAQQRLISDISHELRTPLTRLQLATALLRRRHGESKELERIETETHRLDSMINDLLVLSRSQHKNEILRENIKADELWGDILDDASFEAEQMNKTLDITSNPGPWPLYCNPSAIGSAFENIVRNALRYSHTHIAVDFKEENNGILITVDDDGPGVSPADREHIFRPFYRTDEARDRETGGTGLGLAIVETAITQHKGWVKADDSPLGGLRLQIWLPEHGR, via the coding sequence ATGATCAACAGCTTAACCGCACGGATCTTTGCGATTTTCTGGTTCACCCTCGCACTCGTGCTAATGCTAGTGCTGATGGTGCCTAAGCTCGACTCTCGGCAGATCACGGTTCTGATGGAAAGTGAGCAACGCCAAGGGGAGATGCTTGAGCAACATATTGAAGCCGAACTTGCACAAGCGCCAATGAATGACCTACTTTGGTGGCGTCGCATTTCGAACGCCATCAAAAAATGGGCACCGCCGGGCCAGCGGCTGATCATCGTCACCAGTGAAGGTCGTGTTATTGGTGCGATGCCAAGTGAAATGCAGGTGATCCGTAACTTTATTGGTCAATCCGATAACGCTGATCACCCTAAAAAGAAAAAATATGGTCGTGCTGAAATTCTTGGGCCATTCTCTATTCGTGATGGTGAAGATCACTATCAACTCTATTTAGTGCGCCCAGCCAGCAGCCCACAATCTGACTTTATTAACTTGTTGTTCGATAGGCCATTCTTGCTGTTAATTGCGACCATGTTAATCAGTGCCCCACTGTTATTATGGTTATCTTGGAGCTTAGCGCGGCCAGCACGAAAACTCAAAATGGCAGCGGACGATGTGGCTAAAGGGAATCTGCGACCGCACCCAGAACTGGAAGCGGGTCCCCAAGAATTCCTGTCGGCGGGGAACAGTTTCAACCAGATGATCAGCGCACTGGATGGTATGGTCAGTGCACAACAGCGCTTAATCTCTGATATCTCACATGAATTACGTACCCCGCTTACTCGCTTACAATTGGCAACCGCCCTATTACGCCGTCGCCATGGTGAAAGCAAGGAACTGGAACGCATCGAAACCGAAACACATCGTTTAGATAGCATGATCAATGATTTACTGGTGCTCTCCCGTAGCCAGCACAAAAATGAGATCCTGCGTGAAAATATCAAAGCCGATGAACTTTGGGGGGATATTTTAGATGATGCCAGCTTTGAAGCTGAGCAGATGAATAAAACCCTCGATATCACATCAAACCCAGGCCCTTGGCCGTTGTATTGTAACCCTTCGGCGATCGGTAGTGCGTTTGAAAATATCGTGCGTAATGCGTTGCGTTATTCGCACACACATATTGCCGTTGATTTTAAAGAAGAAAACAACGGCATTTTGATCACGGTAGATGATGATGGCCCAGGTGTCAGCCCTGCTGATCGCGAGCATATCTTCCGCCCATTCTACCGTACAGATGAAGCGCGAGATCGTGAAACTGGCGGCACAGGGTTAGGCTTAGCCATCGTTGAAACTGCGATAACACAGCATAAAGGCTGGGTTAAAGCCGATGATAGCCCTCTCGGTGGGTTAAGGTTACAAATCTGGCTACCTGAACACGGCCGCTAA
- a CDS encoding tyrosine-type recombinase/integrase → MAIKKLNDGRYEVDIRPNGKGGTRLRRIFDRKVEAVTFEKYVIANAKKFSGDVEQAGKVRLIELLDRWWLYHGQTLKNGVIEKRHLLKTVKALGNPTMNQLDKHALLEHRSSRLIDGISPATINRDLYRLSGMLTALEKLELFKSKNPLKGLPPLKEKQPELTFLSDREIETLLSSVSGDYKLIALLCLSTGARWSEAETLHSEQVQNGRVTFLQTKNGKKRVIPISDELVSQIKTKKSGKLFKVDYNTFREKLKEIKPDLPRGQATHVLRHTFASHFVMNGGNIVALKEILGHASINQTMAYAHLAPDYLQLAIKLNPLNGLKI, encoded by the coding sequence ATGGCAATTAAGAAGCTCAATGATGGTCGATACGAAGTGGACATACGCCCCAATGGAAAAGGTGGTACACGATTAAGACGGATTTTTGATCGTAAAGTGGAAGCTGTTACTTTTGAAAAATATGTCATTGCAAATGCAAAAAAATTCTCTGGTGACGTAGAGCAGGCAGGAAAAGTAAGACTGATAGAATTACTTGATAGGTGGTGGCTATACCACGGTCAAACCTTAAAAAATGGTGTTATCGAAAAAAGGCATTTACTCAAAACAGTAAAAGCCCTCGGCAATCCAACGATGAACCAGTTAGATAAACATGCACTTCTTGAACATCGTAGCTCAAGACTAATTGACGGTATTAGTCCAGCAACAATTAACAGAGATTTGTATCGCTTATCTGGGATGTTAACAGCCCTTGAAAAGCTAGAATTATTCAAGAGCAAAAACCCGTTAAAGGGTTTACCACCACTTAAAGAAAAGCAGCCCGAGCTAACTTTTTTAAGTGATCGTGAAATAGAAACATTACTTAGCTCTGTGTCTGGTGATTACAAGCTTATCGCCCTACTTTGTTTAAGCACCGGCGCAAGGTGGAGCGAAGCTGAAACATTGCATAGTGAGCAAGTCCAAAATGGGCGAGTTACGTTCTTACAGACGAAGAATGGCAAGAAAAGGGTTATCCCTATTTCTGACGAATTGGTAAGCCAAATCAAAACCAAGAAATCAGGAAAATTATTTAAAGTGGATTACAACACATTTAGAGAAAAGCTAAAGGAAATAAAGCCTGATTTGCCGCGCGGACAAGCAACACACGTCTTACGACATACGTTTGCTAGCCACTTTGTAATGAATGGGGGAAATATTGTTGCACTAAAAGAAATATTAGGACACGCGAGCATTAACCAGACAATGGCCTATGCTCATTTAGCACCTGATTATTTGCAGTTAGCAATAAAACTTAATCCACTAAATGGCTTGAAAATTTAA